The following coding sequences lie in one Streptomyces albofaciens JCM 4342 genomic window:
- a CDS encoding condensation domain-containing protein has protein sequence MTTASDTAREAALLRIARQRQAAKRDGAAREAAAGPAGPAPLSAAQRRMWLLDRLGGSGAAYHVPFATRVRGPFDPRALGRALTALVRRHEVLRTRYGQRDGEPYQEVTDAAPVPVEVVAADGDVAGLLREAAARPFDLAGGPVLRALAVRHAAEDHTVMLTLHHIAIDGGSLAVVARELSALYGAAVDGDETLSRTLPGPAPQYADYARREHAATDVLESGLEYWLRRLAGARPVPLPAPAAGSGAAARRGEAALLAEPLPPAVLEGLRATGREHRSTLFTVVLAAAYATVLTATGSTDLVLGCAGSHRDRADVRDLVGLCVNTLPVRVDARGADAFGELLDRVRDALLEAQQHRDVPFDLIVERLGAAARGADGHPLVDVTADVLRAPVTLDLPGLVSEPVEVDLGRAKFGLGFYVEEDRGDGGPPRCLVQYDRARLDEPTARQLLRGFADLLAAVAADPGHPLAPPLPGTGAAAVHPAELFLKERPEVAEAVLLEVGGGRPLAYVVPSGVGTLEPMGLRAALRSRLAPELVPAAVTVLDAVPRTADGAVDHGRLPGAPAAAPADAGGAREQAVLEAFAGLLGRRPAPDADFFLLGGHSLLAVQLADRLRERLGLPLTGLDVMEHRSPRAIAALLDARDRERARAIAAVRTGARPAVPAPAVPRTAAARTGTVLVTGATGGVGSFVLRELAARGIPVRALARPESAHLLAADGVEVAEGDLGDPDSLRAAAAGADAVIHAACTFTSPEVDLAAMRAVLDGWRRGAFVFVSSVDAYGQPPVTDVTEETPPAGPFTAYGRAKLDCERMLLEAAGSGGRGGATVARVPIVWGPHARLRDQLRWGATGQFFQAARGGEPIELPARDRGWYGAPWVHGAALARALVSCVERPSGGVVNTVGGHVDWRDFATELIGLLGSSSEIHAKHAGPADDLHPSSGPDFLLHHRRRYRPAAALAEELAERPGEDWRSVLAAMLKH, from the coding sequence ATGACCACCGCTTCGGACACCGCCCGCGAGGCGGCGCTGCTGCGGATCGCCCGGCAGCGGCAGGCCGCGAAGCGCGACGGCGCGGCGCGCGAGGCCGCCGCCGGTCCGGCAGGACCCGCGCCGCTGTCCGCCGCGCAGCGCCGGATGTGGCTGCTGGACCGGCTCGGCGGCAGCGGCGCCGCGTACCACGTGCCGTTCGCCACCCGGGTGCGCGGGCCGTTCGACCCGCGGGCCCTGGGCCGGGCGCTGACCGCTCTGGTCCGGCGGCACGAGGTGCTGCGCACCCGGTACGGGCAGCGCGACGGCGAGCCGTACCAGGAGGTGACGGACGCGGCGCCGGTGCCGGTCGAGGTGGTCGCGGCGGACGGTGACGTGGCGGGGCTGCTGCGGGAGGCCGCGGCGCGCCCCTTCGACCTGGCGGGCGGCCCGGTGCTGCGCGCCCTCGCCGTACGGCATGCCGCCGAGGACCACACCGTAATGCTGACGCTGCATCACATCGCGATCGACGGCGGGTCGCTGGCGGTCGTGGCGCGCGAGCTGAGCGCGCTGTACGGGGCGGCCGTCGACGGCGACGAGACGCTGTCCCGCACGCTGCCCGGCCCGGCGCCCCAGTACGCGGACTACGCCCGCCGCGAGCACGCCGCCACGGATGTGCTGGAAAGCGGGCTGGAGTACTGGCTGAGGCGCCTCGCGGGCGCCCGGCCGGTGCCGCTGCCCGCCCCGGCGGCCGGCTCGGGGGCCGCGGCCCGGCGCGGGGAGGCGGCGCTGCTCGCCGAGCCGCTGCCGCCCGCCGTCCTCGAAGGGCTGCGGGCGACGGGCCGGGAGCACCGGAGCACCCTGTTCACCGTCGTCCTGGCCGCCGCGTACGCCACCGTGCTGACGGCGACGGGCTCCACCGACCTGGTGCTCGGGTGCGCCGGCAGCCACCGCGACCGCGCGGACGTGCGCGACCTGGTCGGCCTGTGCGTCAACACCCTGCCGGTGCGGGTGGACGCGCGGGGCGCCGACGCCTTCGGCGAGCTGCTGGACCGGGTGCGGGACGCGCTGCTGGAGGCGCAGCAACACCGTGACGTGCCGTTCGACCTGATCGTCGAGCGGCTCGGGGCGGCGGCCCGCGGGGCGGACGGCCATCCGCTGGTGGATGTCACGGCGGACGTGCTGCGGGCACCCGTCACCCTGGACCTGCCCGGATTGGTGAGCGAACCGGTCGAGGTCGATCTGGGGAGGGCCAAGTTCGGCCTCGGATTCTATGTGGAGGAGGACCGCGGCGACGGCGGGCCGCCGCGCTGCCTGGTGCAGTACGACCGGGCGCGGCTCGACGAGCCGACGGCCCGGCAGCTGCTGCGCGGCTTCGCGGACCTGCTGGCGGCGGTGGCCGCGGACCCCGGCCACCCGCTGGCCCCGCCGCTGCCCGGGACCGGTGCCGCGGCGGTCCACCCGGCCGAGCTGTTCCTCAAGGAGCGTCCGGAGGTGGCGGAGGCCGTCCTGCTGGAGGTCGGGGGTGGGCGGCCGCTCGCGTACGTGGTGCCGAGCGGCGTGGGCACCCTCGAACCGATGGGTCTGCGGGCCGCGTTGCGTTCGCGGCTGGCGCCGGAGCTGGTCCCGGCCGCGGTGACGGTTCTGGACGCGGTGCCGCGTACGGCTGACGGCGCGGTGGACCACGGCCGGCTGCCGGGCGCACCGGCGGCCGCACCCGCGGACGCCGGCGGGGCTCGCGAGCAGGCCGTGCTGGAGGCATTCGCCGGGCTGCTGGGCCGACGGCCCGCTCCGGACGCGGACTTCTTCCTGCTCGGCGGGCATTCCCTGCTGGCGGTGCAGCTGGCCGACCGGCTGCGGGAACGGCTGGGCCTGCCGCTGACCGGCCTCGACGTGATGGAGCACCGCAGCCCGCGGGCGATCGCCGCCCTGCTGGACGCGCGGGACCGGGAGCGCGCGCGGGCGATCGCCGCCGTCCGTACCGGGGCCCGGCCGGCGGTTCCGGCACCCGCCGTCCCCCGGACCGCTGCGGCCCGCACCGGAACGGTCCTGGTCACCGGCGCCACCGGCGGCGTGGGTTCCTTCGTGCTGCGGGAGCTGGCGGCGCGCGGCATTCCCGTACGGGCCCTGGCGCGGCCCGAGTCGGCGCACCTGCTGGCGGCGGACGGCGTCGAGGTGGCCGAAGGCGACCTGGGCGACCCCGACAGCCTGCGGGCGGCAGCGGCCGGCGCGGACGCGGTGATCCACGCCGCCTGCACCTTCACCTCTCCCGAGGTGGACCTCGCGGCGATGCGGGCGGTGCTGGACGGCTGGCGGCGGGGCGCCTTCGTCTTCGTCAGCAGCGTGGACGCGTACGGACAGCCGCCGGTCACCGACGTGACCGAGGAGACCCCGCCGGCGGGCCCGTTCACCGCGTACGGGCGGGCCAAGCTCGACTGCGAGCGCATGCTGCTGGAGGCCGCCGGGAGCGGCGGGCGGGGCGGGGCCACCGTCGCGCGGGTGCCGATCGTGTGGGGGCCGCACGCCCGCCTGCGCGATCAGCTGCGCTGGGGCGCGACCGGGCAGTTCTTCCAGGCGGCGCGCGGCGGCGAGCCGATCGAGCTGCCCGCGCGGGACCGCGGCTGGTACGGCGCGCCCTGGGTGCACGGTGCCGCGCTGGCCCGCGCGCTGGTCAGCTGCGTGGAACGGCCGTCCGGCGGCGTCGTGAACACGGTCGGCGGCCATGTCGACTGGCGGGACTTCGCCACCGAGCTGATCGGTCTGCTCGGCAGCTCCAGCGAGATCCACGCCAAGCACGCGGGCCCTGCGGACGATCTGCACCCCTCCTCGGGACCGGACTTCCTTCTGCACCACCGCCGCCGCTATCGCCCCGCCGCCGCGCTCGCCGAAGAACTGGCGGAGCGTCCGGGCGAGGACTGGAGGTCGGTCCTGGCCGCGATGCTGAAGCACTGA
- a CDS encoding non-ribosomal peptide synthetase yields the protein MTGPTTDAGLPGLVSHYARTTPDALAVTDGGTALTYAGLAAAAHGFARVLRERGVRPGDAVGVLLPHSVPTVVTQLAVWWAGGHYVPLDPDHPAPRIATMLETAGAVLTVGNKDLTEAAGIPGDRALPPPAGPGQAGDAAPFGAYDPDAVAYVMFTSGSTGQPKGVAVTHRGIARLAHRPEYVMITPRDRVLFHSPVTFDASAFEVWGALANGAAVAVSTADRLSPAGLARDAERLGATVTVLTTALFHHLAARRSPLFGVLRGVLVGGEALSAQHARSVLRAHPWLELVNGYGPTEATTFATAHRVADADCDAPPPIGRPVAGATAYVLDEAGEPVAPGVRGELWIGGPRLALGYVGQPDRTAERFVDHPTAGRLYRTGDVVSARPDGTLDFHGRTDDQIKVRGFRIEPGEIEHALREHAGVADAAVVVQRPAPDDARLVAFVAPEDGAAPGAAALRAHLEERLPAHLIPNAWAFVDALPMTGVGKVDRRALAERPVDGAAPDGPEAGGSPAPSGPLSPLQQVVADLWSQALGLPVDDPAADFIALGGHSLLALCVVEDLREDLGVEMSLADFFAAPTVAAQAAHVEQALLRLHEDPGTPDDAPSATAPPEPAPSALEDPR from the coding sequence ATGACCGGTCCGACCACCGACGCCGGTCTGCCCGGCCTCGTCTCCCACTACGCCCGCACCACCCCCGACGCCCTCGCCGTGACCGACGGCGGGACCGCGCTGACCTACGCCGGGCTCGCGGCGGCGGCCCACGGCTTCGCGCGGGTGCTGCGCGAGCGGGGCGTGCGCCCCGGCGACGCCGTCGGCGTCCTGCTGCCGCACTCGGTGCCCACCGTGGTCACCCAGCTCGCCGTCTGGTGGGCGGGCGGGCACTACGTACCGCTCGATCCCGACCATCCCGCGCCGCGCATCGCGACCATGCTGGAAACGGCCGGTGCGGTCCTGACCGTCGGGAACAAGGACCTGACGGAGGCGGCGGGCATCCCCGGGGACCGGGCGCTGCCGCCGCCCGCCGGGCCGGGGCAGGCCGGGGACGCCGCGCCGTTCGGGGCGTACGACCCGGACGCCGTCGCGTACGTCATGTTCACCTCCGGCTCGACCGGACAGCCCAAGGGCGTGGCCGTCACCCACCGGGGCATCGCGCGCCTGGCCCACCGGCCCGAGTACGTGATGATCACGCCGCGCGACCGGGTGCTGTTCCACTCCCCCGTCACCTTCGACGCCTCGGCCTTCGAGGTGTGGGGCGCGCTGGCGAACGGCGCGGCGGTGGCGGTCTCCACCGCCGACCGGCTCTCGCCGGCCGGCCTGGCCCGGGACGCGGAGCGCCTGGGCGCGACCGTGACCGTGCTGACCACCGCGCTCTTCCACCACCTGGCGGCCCGGCGCTCGCCGCTCTTCGGGGTGCTGCGCGGTGTACTGGTGGGCGGCGAGGCGCTGTCCGCGCAGCACGCGCGCTCCGTGCTGCGGGCGCACCCGTGGCTGGAGCTGGTCAACGGCTACGGGCCCACCGAGGCGACCACCTTCGCCACCGCGCACCGCGTCGCGGACGCCGACTGCGACGCCCCGCCGCCCATCGGACGGCCGGTCGCCGGGGCCACCGCGTACGTGCTGGACGAGGCCGGGGAGCCGGTGGCGCCGGGGGTCCGCGGCGAGTTGTGGATCGGCGGGCCGCGGCTGGCGCTCGGTTACGTCGGGCAGCCGGACCGTACGGCGGAACGCTTCGTCGACCACCCGACGGCCGGGCGGCTCTACCGCACCGGCGACGTGGTCTCGGCGCGCCCCGACGGCACGCTGGACTTCCACGGCCGGACCGACGACCAGATCAAGGTCCGCGGCTTCCGGATCGAGCCGGGTGAGATCGAGCACGCGCTGCGCGAGCACGCCGGGGTCGCCGACGCGGCCGTGGTCGTGCAGCGGCCGGCGCCGGACGACGCGCGGCTGGTGGCCTTCGTCGCGCCGGAGGACGGCGCGGCGCCCGGTGCCGCCGCGCTCCGCGCGCACCTGGAGGAGCGGCTGCCCGCCCACCTGATACCCAACGCGTGGGCGTTCGTGGACGCGCTGCCGATGACGGGGGTCGGGAAGGTGGACCGGCGGGCGCTGGCCGAGCGGCCGGTGGACGGGGCCGCTCCCGACGGCCCCGAGGCCGGCGGCTCCCCCGCCCCTTCCGGCCCGCTCTCCCCGCTCCAGCAGGTCGTCGCCGACCTGTGGAGCCAGGCCCTCGGCCTCCCCGTCGACGATCCCGCCGCCGACTTCATCGCGCTCGGCGGGCACTCGCTGCTGGCGCTGTGTGTCGTGGAAGACCTGCGCGAGGACCTGGGGGTGGAGATGTCGCTCGCCGACTTCTTCGCCGCGCCCACGGTCGCCGCGCAGGCGGCCCACGTCGAGCAGGCCCTGCTGCGCCTGCACGAGGACCCCGGCACACCCGACGACGCCCCGTCCGCAACGGCCCCGCCCGAACCGGCCCCGTCCGCTCTGGAGGACCCCCGATGA
- a CDS encoding non-ribosomal peptide synthetase — MSTSAHERPGSSPQDARPSIAYGTAPGTAAQGPDRSDILARYEHWVRRTPEAPAVEDGELSWSYAEIDALASVVADSLRGRVSPGDLVGVCLDRSAALVAVAVGLARLGAVYLPLGPRPGERRLAAVTERLGVPCLVGDPTLLPAAYRTGDTLALPLPAEGANAAGSVVAAFRAAPADGAGQAAPPGTFYTVLTSGSTGTPKAVAVGGASLGALLDWYHAYTGAVPGDRHSLLIGVSFDPHLKELWGALTSGGTLSVPPEEVRWDPDALTGWWRRAKVTVAVLPTPLAETVLERPWPELPDLRHLVVGGDRLRRRPAPQVTARVHNAYGPAEATVVTTVHHVEADGSDTAPPPIGTPVDGAVVCVTDEAGRVVPRGETGELRIGGSVLSLGYLDAELTAARFVPAPDGVDGTGRVYRTGDRVRMRPDGVLDFLGRLDDQVKVSGVRIEPAEVEAAFEHHPGVRRAAVAVRSAAGGANQLVAFVLPVPGAPVPTADALIREARGWLPEQAVPAVVRFLDSFPLDANGKVDRAALLAAEAAETVETAAPEGAAPRTPTEELVLRLCRDLLGAPALGADDNFAAAGGNSLSTARLLTAIEKHCGVRLRAPEVLRQPDLRALAALVDTRRGAADLAGV; from the coding sequence ATGAGTACTTCAGCGCACGAGCGTCCCGGCAGCAGCCCGCAGGACGCGCGGCCCAGCATCGCCTACGGCACGGCGCCGGGCACCGCCGCGCAGGGGCCGGACCGCTCGGACATCCTGGCCCGGTACGAACACTGGGTGCGCCGCACCCCCGAGGCGCCCGCCGTCGAGGACGGCGAACTGTCGTGGAGCTATGCCGAGATCGACGCGCTGGCGAGCGTCGTGGCCGACTCGCTGCGCGGCCGGGTCTCCCCCGGTGACCTGGTCGGCGTGTGCCTGGACCGGTCCGCCGCGCTGGTCGCGGTGGCGGTCGGGCTGGCCCGGCTGGGCGCCGTCTACCTGCCGCTGGGGCCGCGCCCCGGCGAGCGCAGGCTGGCCGCGGTGACCGAACGGCTGGGCGTGCCCTGCCTGGTCGGCGACCCGACGCTGCTGCCCGCGGCGTACCGCACGGGTGACACGCTCGCCCTGCCGCTGCCCGCCGAGGGCGCCAACGCGGCCGGCAGCGTGGTGGCGGCGTTCCGCGCCGCGCCCGCCGACGGTGCCGGGCAGGCCGCGCCGCCCGGCACCTTCTACACCGTGCTGACCTCGGGTTCGACCGGCACCCCCAAGGCCGTCGCGGTGGGCGGCGCGTCGCTCGGCGCGCTGCTCGACTGGTACCACGCGTACACCGGCGCCGTGCCCGGGGACCGGCACAGCCTGCTGATCGGCGTCTCCTTCGACCCGCACCTCAAGGAGCTGTGGGGAGCGCTCACCTCCGGCGGCACGCTGAGCGTGCCGCCCGAGGAGGTGCGCTGGGACCCGGACGCGCTCACCGGCTGGTGGCGGCGCGCGAAGGTGACCGTCGCCGTGCTGCCCACGCCGCTGGCCGAGACCGTCCTCGAACGCCCCTGGCCCGAACTCCCCGACCTGCGCCACTTGGTGGTGGGCGGCGACCGGCTGCGCCGCAGGCCCGCGCCGCAGGTCACGGCCCGGGTGCACAACGCGTACGGCCCCGCCGAGGCCACCGTCGTCACCACCGTGCACCACGTCGAGGCGGACGGCTCCGACACCGCTCCCCCGCCGATCGGCACGCCCGTCGACGGCGCCGTGGTCTGTGTCACCGACGAAGCGGGCCGCGTGGTCCCGCGCGGTGAGACCGGTGAGCTGCGCATCGGCGGCAGCGTGCTGTCGCTGGGCTATCTGGACGCCGAGCTGACGGCGGCCCGCTTCGTGCCCGCGCCGGACGGCGTGGACGGGACCGGGCGCGTCTACCGCACCGGCGACCGGGTACGGATGCGCCCCGACGGGGTGCTGGACTTCCTCGGGCGGCTGGACGACCAGGTCAAGGTGAGCGGCGTCCGGATCGAACCCGCCGAGGTGGAGGCCGCGTTCGAGCACCACCCGGGCGTACGGCGCGCCGCGGTCGCGGTCCGGTCCGCCGCGGGCGGCGCCAACCAGCTCGTCGCCTTCGTCCTGCCCGTGCCCGGTGCGCCGGTGCCGACCGCGGACGCGCTGATACGCGAGGCGCGCGGCTGGCTGCCCGAGCAGGCGGTCCCGGCCGTCGTACGGTTCCTCGACAGCTTCCCGCTGGACGCCAACGGGAAGGTCGACCGGGCCGCCCTCCTGGCCGCCGAAGCTGCGGAGACCGTCGAGACCGCGGCCCCGGAGGGTGCCGCGCCGCGGACACCCACGGAGGAACTGGTGCTGCGCCTGTGCCGTGACCTGCTCGGCGCTCCGGCGCTCGGCGCGGACGACAACTTCGCGGCGGCGGGCGGCAATTCGCTGTCCACCGCCCGGCTGCTCACCGCCATCGAGAAGCACTGCGGCGTACGCCTGCGGGCCCCCGAGGTGCTGCGGCAGCCCGACCTGCGGGCGCTGGCGGCCCTGGTGGACACCCGGCGTGGCGCCGCCGACCTGGCGGGGGTGTGA
- a CDS encoding acyl-CoA dehydrogenase family protein, whose amino-acid sequence MSTRPSSVLEADHRELVVSFESFIRKELVPLAADLPEDADLPPAELRDYVRRRSAALGFYAGDYPEELGGSGMPFTAVVLLHHAAGRSGCPLAPYALAGSDGPSPLLRHGTEEQIERYLKPLVRGEAVRCLALTEPHAGSDAFQLTTTAVRDAATGEWVLKGRKTFVSNADRADFTLVVASAGGEPTAFVVEAGNPGLRIGQRYEGMSGEPLYELLLDDARVPGDAVIGGADGVGSALGNGMDSLSRGRLVVAAMCDGIAEYALEQGIAYARERRAFGERIGAYQHVQEHLVTSRAEIEAAKLLTLACARLVDGGTEAPENAALAKLTSSETAVRVVDRALQVHGATGWVRGHPLEFLYRYVRSMTIIEGTSEIQKVIVARSMGLG is encoded by the coding sequence GTGAGCACCCGCCCTTCGTCGGTCCTGGAGGCCGACCACCGCGAACTGGTCGTCTCCTTCGAGTCGTTCATCCGCAAGGAGCTGGTGCCGCTGGCGGCGGACCTGCCGGAGGACGCCGACCTGCCCCCGGCCGAGCTGCGCGACTACGTACGCCGTCGCTCCGCGGCCCTCGGCTTCTACGCGGGCGACTATCCCGAGGAGCTGGGCGGCTCCGGCATGCCGTTCACGGCCGTGGTGCTGCTGCACCACGCGGCCGGCCGCAGCGGCTGCCCCCTCGCGCCGTACGCCCTCGCCGGTTCGGACGGCCCGAGCCCGCTGCTGCGGCACGGTACCGAGGAGCAGATCGAGCGCTATCTGAAGCCGCTGGTGCGCGGTGAGGCGGTGCGCTGTCTGGCGCTGACCGAGCCGCACGCCGGATCGGACGCGTTCCAGCTGACCACCACCGCCGTGCGGGACGCGGCGACCGGTGAGTGGGTCCTCAAGGGCCGCAAGACCTTTGTGAGCAACGCCGACCGGGCGGACTTCACCCTGGTCGTCGCGTCGGCCGGGGGCGAGCCGACCGCCTTCGTGGTGGAGGCGGGCAACCCGGGGCTGCGGATCGGGCAGCGCTACGAGGGCATGTCGGGCGAGCCGCTGTACGAACTCCTGCTGGACGACGCGCGGGTGCCGGGCGACGCGGTGATCGGCGGTGCGGACGGTGTCGGTTCGGCGCTCGGCAACGGCATGGACAGCCTGTCCCGGGGACGGCTGGTGGTGGCCGCGATGTGCGACGGCATCGCCGAGTACGCGCTGGAGCAGGGCATCGCGTACGCCCGTGAGCGGCGCGCCTTCGGCGAGCGCATCGGCGCGTACCAGCACGTGCAGGAGCACCTGGTGACCAGCCGCGCGGAGATCGAGGCGGCCAAGCTGCTGACGCTGGCCTGCGCGCGGCTGGTGGACGGCGGCACGGAGGCGCCGGAGAACGCCGCGCTGGCCAAGCTGACCTCGTCGGAGACGGCGGTGCGGGTGGTGGACCGGGCGCTTCAGGTGCACGGCGCCACGGGGTGGGTGCGGGGGCATCCGCTGGAGTTCCTGTACCGCTACGTCCGGTCGATGACGATCATCGAGGGCACCTCGGAGATCCAGAAGGTGATCGTCGCCCGGTCCATGGGCCTCGGCTGA
- a CDS encoding non-ribosomal peptide synthetase — translation MFGLSPSQDVVWLHEQMLPGSRAYNFTASIDLWGRLDEAALRSALGAALDQHAGLRLELVEQPGEVPKQRVRERCAPRMRTVDLSQEPDPEAAFQDLLRSEAETPLDTTEAPLLRWCLARLGEGHHRVVHVEHHLIHDGHSFAILLRDVFSAYRAQVLGEPVELSPARSYEEHARAAAGADRRASLAHWTAELADATFDLPLPGLARPGAQRRHAGGQFRQAIGADLAERLRECSRTQGHTPFSTLLSLFAELLRRHSGRTDIVVGTAVGNRPAGFEGTVGMFVNTIPLRLRLNPAAGAVEAVDEVTDTLIRALPHQEVPVQELTRALGRHTTGADNPLFSVMFSAHDAALPEIEVPELEVALYEGFNTGTTRFDLDLVLMPDDRRVVGPRQGAAGMTLVWDYDRDLFDEDVVRLLAERFLDVLRAYLETPDAPLASLGAARPETGAAEAGASRPTDEVLDPTARQDPARPVLVGGTKSLSYGQLDTLVDDLARRLRAAGVTRGRPVAAVLPRGTDSLVALLACLRTGAVYCPLSPNDPAARLKTLLERLDPALVLATRESALSLPAEGLPVGLLDGPAFPEAVPAGRGTGPEAFEDAAYVIHTSGSTGLPKPVAVGRAALAQHARATAERYGLTEADRVLLFAQPSFDVALEEVLPSLLAGACLVLPQREVPTPDELTAVLAARRVTVANLPTSYFLAVRTELGEALRDGRWAPRLLVLGGERLPAGALRELFDAVDAAPGSPSVTVLNAYGVTEAAITSTVHEVTRADLLDGAEVPLGTELPGTRMHVLDAGLRPLPAGAVGELAVAGAGLADGYPGNPQITAERFVTPEALGGERVYRTGDLGYRDRAGRLCFLGRRDNQVKLRGYRIELEEVEAAASAELGGRSCAVVLDADGPAGPRLLGFLENRDDAGPDEQALHQALSRRLPTALVPARWIRLDAMPTLPGGKPDRGALARRVAELPPEETAGDGASEGAAEPADPRVALLAEGWREVLGHDDFTPASHFFQIGGHSLLAAQLAAWLEPRLGGRPPLRLFFQNPVLADQARAVAEVAA, via the coding sequence ATGTTCGGATTGTCACCGTCACAGGACGTCGTCTGGCTGCACGAGCAGATGCTGCCGGGCAGCCGTGCGTACAACTTCACGGCCTCGATCGACCTCTGGGGCCGGCTCGACGAGGCCGCGCTGCGCTCCGCGCTCGGCGCCGCCCTCGACCAGCACGCCGGTCTGCGCCTGGAACTCGTCGAACAGCCGGGCGAAGTGCCCAAGCAACGGGTGCGCGAACGATGTGCGCCACGCATGCGCACGGTGGACCTCTCGCAGGAGCCCGATCCGGAGGCCGCGTTCCAGGACCTGCTGCGGTCCGAGGCCGAGACCCCGCTCGACACCACCGAGGCACCGCTGCTGCGCTGGTGCCTGGCCCGGCTGGGCGAGGGGCACCACCGCGTCGTGCATGTCGAGCACCACCTGATCCACGACGGGCACTCGTTCGCGATCCTGCTGCGCGACGTGTTCTCCGCGTACCGCGCGCAGGTGCTCGGCGAGCCGGTGGAGCTGTCCCCGGCCCGCTCGTACGAGGAGCATGCGCGGGCCGCGGCGGGCGCGGACCGGCGGGCGAGCCTGGCGCACTGGACGGCGGAGCTGGCCGACGCGACCTTCGACCTGCCGCTGCCGGGCCTGGCCCGGCCCGGTGCCCAACGGCGGCACGCGGGCGGACAGTTCCGGCAGGCCATCGGCGCCGACCTGGCCGAGCGGCTGCGGGAGTGCAGCCGTACGCAGGGGCACACGCCGTTCTCCACGCTGCTGAGCCTGTTCGCGGAGCTGCTGCGCCGCCACAGCGGACGTACCGACATCGTTGTCGGCACCGCGGTGGGCAACCGGCCCGCCGGGTTCGAGGGCACCGTGGGCATGTTCGTCAACACCATTCCGCTGCGCCTGCGGCTGAACCCGGCGGCCGGCGCGGTGGAGGCGGTGGACGAGGTCACCGACACGCTGATCCGGGCGCTGCCGCACCAGGAGGTGCCGGTGCAGGAGCTGACCCGGGCGCTCGGCCGGCACACCACCGGCGCGGACAACCCGCTGTTCAGCGTGATGTTCAGCGCGCACGACGCGGCGCTGCCGGAGATCGAGGTGCCGGAGCTGGAGGTGGCGCTGTACGAGGGGTTCAACACCGGCACCACGCGCTTCGACCTGGACCTGGTGCTGATGCCGGACGACCGGCGCGTGGTCGGCCCGCGGCAGGGCGCCGCCGGGATGACGCTGGTGTGGGACTACGACCGGGACCTGTTCGACGAGGACGTGGTCCGGCTGCTGGCGGAGCGTTTCCTCGATGTGCTGCGCGCGTACCTGGAGACGCCGGACGCGCCGCTCGCCTCGCTGGGCGCCGCCCGGCCGGAGACCGGTGCCGCGGAAGCCGGCGCGTCCCGGCCCACCGACGAGGTGCTCGATCCGACGGCACGTCAGGACCCCGCGCGCCCGGTCCTCGTGGGCGGCACGAAGAGTCTCTCCTACGGTCAGCTCGACACCCTCGTGGACGACCTGGCGCGCCGTCTGCGCGCTGCCGGGGTGACGCGGGGCCGCCCCGTCGCCGCCGTGCTCCCGCGCGGCACCGACTCCCTGGTCGCGCTGCTCGCCTGCCTGCGCACCGGTGCCGTCTACTGCCCGCTCTCCCCCAACGACCCGGCCGCGCGCCTCAAGACGCTGCTGGAGCGGCTGGACCCGGCGCTGGTGCTGGCCACCCGCGAGAGCGCGCTGTCCCTCCCGGCCGAGGGCCTGCCGGTGGGGCTGCTGGACGGACCCGCGTTCCCCGAGGCGGTCCCCGCCGGGCGGGGGACCGGCCCGGAGGCCTTCGAGGACGCCGCGTATGTGATCCACACCTCCGGCTCCACCGGGCTGCCCAAGCCGGTCGCGGTCGGCCGCGCGGCACTGGCGCAGCACGCCCGCGCGACGGCGGAGCGGTACGGCCTGACCGAGGCGGACCGGGTGCTGCTCTTCGCCCAGCCGTCCTTCGACGTGGCGCTGGAGGAGGTGCTGCCGTCGCTGCTGGCCGGTGCCTGCCTGGTGCTGCCGCAGCGCGAGGTGCCCACCCCGGACGAGCTGACCGCGGTCCTCGCGGCCCGCCGCGTCACCGTCGCCAACCTGCCGACCAGCTACTTCCTGGCCGTACGCACGGAGTTGGGCGAGGCGCTGCGGGACGGCCGCTGGGCACCGCGGCTGCTGGTACTGGGCGGCGAGCGGCTGCCGGCCGGCGCGCTGCGTGAGCTGTTCGACGCGGTGGACGCGGCCCCCGGCTCCCCGTCGGTGACGGTGCTCAACGCGTACGGCGTGACCGAGGCGGCGATCACCAGCACCGTCCACGAGGTGACCCGCGCCGACCTGCTGGACGGCGCCGAGGTGCCGCTGGGCACGGAGCTGCCGGGCACCCGGATGCATGTGCTCGACGCCGGGCTGCGGCCGCTGCCCGCGGGCGCGGTCGGTGAACTGGCCGTGGCGGGCGCGGGCCTGGCCGACGGCTATCCCGGCAACCCGCAGATCACCGCCGAGCGCTTCGTGACGCCGGAGGCGCTGGGCGGCGAGCGGGTGTACCGCACGGGTGACCTCGGCTACCGCGACCGGGCCGGGCGGCTGTGCTTCCTGGGCCGCCGCGACAACCAGGTCAAGCTGCGCGGCTACCGCATCGAGCTGGAGGAGGTGGAGGCCGCGGCCTCGGCCGAGCTGGGCGGGCGGTCCTGTGCCGTGGTGCTCGACGCGGACGGTCCGGCCGGCCCGCGCCTGCTGGGCTTCCTGGAGAACCGCGACGACGCGGGCCCCGACGAACAGGCGCTGCACCAGGCGCTGTCCCGGCGGCTGCCCACCGCACTCGTACCGGCCCGCTGGATACGGCTGGACGCCATGCCGACGCTGCCGGGCGGCAAGCCCGACCGCGGCGCCCTGGCCCGCCGGGTGGCCGAGCTGCCGCCCGAGGAGACGGCCGGAGACGGCGCGTCCGAAGGGGCGGCCGAGCCGGCGGACCCGCGGGTGGCGCTGCTCGCCGAGGGCTGGCGCGAGGTGCTGGGCCACGACGACTTCACCCCCGCGTCGCACTTCTTCCAGATCGGCGGGCACTCGCTGCTGGCCGCGCAGCTCGCCGCCTGGCTGGAGCCCCGGCTCGGCGGCCGGCCGCCGCTGCGGCTGTTCTTCCAGAACCCGGTGCTGGCCGACCAGGCCCGTGCAGTGGCGGAGGTCGCGGCGTGA